The genomic segment TGTATCGGAGCAAGAGATAGATCTTGGTCTGTCAATACTCGACGAGTCGATTACTTACGTTGAAAAACATCGTTAATCAGTATTACTGATGTTGATGCACAGCGGTCACACGAAATTGAGTGACCGCTGTTGTTATCTCGGCAAAGAGAGGAAAAGAAATGATGTGTGCAGTGTTGTTACGGGAAGTTCGTGGGGACATTCGAAAGGTTCGAGAATATGACCCTTCCATGAGTTCGAACACCCAAGTGCTGTTGACATCAGGAGGTATGCAGGCGGTATGGGCATATCGCATATCTCATCGAGCATGGATTCATAGACACCGACTGCTGGCTCAGTTGATTCGCTATACCGCCCGTTTCATGACTGGTGTGGAAATTCATCCGGGTGCAGTTATTGGTCGTCATCTGCTCATTGATCATGGAACAGGTGTGGTTATTGGTGAAACAACTGTCATCGGAGATGATGTTATTATGCATCATCAGGTCACATTAGGTGGCAGGGTTAACACACCAGGTAAGCGGCATCCGACAGTTGGCGATCGTGTGTATATAGGCGCAGGTGCAATGATACTGGGAAATGTCACCATAGGCTCAGATAGCTCTGTCGGAGCACTCACACTCGTATTACACGACATACCAAAAAAATCTATTGTTGTAGGCAATCCCGCTCGAATTCGCAGCAAATAGGAGTGGTCTAGTGCTCAGCCGAATCAATATCTGAAGTGTCTGTTTCGAGCGTCTTGTGCCTACTTCATTGTATTGCTGAAGATTGAGAACTGTTGTGCTCTGTGCGCATAGTGGCGTATGCATTGAGCAGTGTGGTTGTGCTATGAAAGGTAACTATGAATACTCAAGAAAATTCAATTGATGTGAGTTATCGGGTTGCTCAGCCGCATGAATTGGATGCGATTTCTCGACTAGCTGCGCAATCGTTTGGAGAATACCCCTTCTTTGCATTCGTGTTTCGGGAACAATTCGACTCGTACCCTGATTATCTGAACTATATGACAGCGCTTGATCGCATGGTGATTAAGGCTTATATGAGTAAGAAAATTTGTCTAATAGGGGAGAGCCATCATCGGATAGTGTCGATTGCTTTACTGGATAATCCAGACACTCGAGCCATTGGAATAAGCGATTACATACACGCAGGTGGTCTTGGATTAGTTAAAGGTGTTGGTTTAGTCAGGCTTCTTGAATTCTTTACTATCAGTGAGCGCGCTCAAC from the Bifidobacterium sp. genome contains:
- the epsC gene encoding serine O-acetyltransferase EpsC, with product MCAVLLREVRGDIRKVREYDPSMSSNTQVLLTSGGMQAVWAYRISHRAWIHRHRLLAQLIRYTARFMTGVEIHPGAVIGRHLLIDHGTGVVIGETTVIGDDVIMHHQVTLGGRVNTPGKRHPTVGDRVYIGAGAMILGNVTIGSDSSVGALTLVLHDIPKKSIVVGNPARIRSK
- a CDS encoding GNAT family N-acetyltransferase, which produces MNTQENSIDVSYRVAQPHELDAISRLAAQSFGEYPFFAFVFREQFDSYPDYLNYMTALDRMVIKAYMSKKICLIGESHHRIVSIALLDNPDTRAIGISDYIHAGGLGLVKGVGLVRLLEFFTISERAQQDCKLKYSQSWYVEMLAVDTQLKGQGLGTRMIHECVIPFARFHNGSSLSLITNTEKNRRFYQANGFTEFSQTLLENHGNTISNWSFYMNFAN